Proteins co-encoded in one Arachis hypogaea cultivar Tifrunner chromosome 11, arahy.Tifrunner.gnm2.J5K5, whole genome shotgun sequence genomic window:
- the LOC112722389 gene encoding serine hydroxymethyltransferase, mitochondrial-like isoform X2 produces MAMAMAMALLRRLSTSMDKPLRPLFSAGTIVYYKSSLLDEVVYDKEKSRVSWPKQLNASLEEVDPEIADIIELEKARQWKVY; encoded by the exons ATGGCAATGGCAATGGCAATGGCGCTTCTTCGCAGGCTTTCAACTTCCATGGACAAGCCTTTACGTCCTCTCTTTAGTGCAGGCACAATTGTTTACTATAAG TCCTCTTTACTTGATGAAGTTGTTTACGACAAAGAAAAATCCCGAGTTTCA TGGCCAAAGCAATTGAATGCTTCACTTGAGGAAGTTGATCCTGAGATTGCTGATATAATTGAGCTAGAGAAAGCTAGACAATGGAAG GTATATTGA
- the LOC112722389 gene encoding serine hydroxymethyltransferase, mitochondrial-like isoform X1, with translation MAMAMAMALLRRLSTSMDKPLRPLFSAGTIVYYKSSLLDEVVYDKEKSRVSWPKQLNASLEEVDPEIADIIELEKARQWKGLELIPSKNF, from the exons ATGGCAATGGCAATGGCAATGGCGCTTCTTCGCAGGCTTTCAACTTCCATGGACAAGCCTTTACGTCCTCTCTTTAGTGCAGGCACAATTGTTTACTATAAG TCCTCTTTACTTGATGAAGTTGTTTACGACAAAGAAAAATCCCGAGTTTCA TGGCCAAAGCAATTGAATGCTTCACTTGAGGAAGTTGATCCTGAGATTGCTGATATAATTGAGCTAGAGAAAGCTAGACAATGGAAG GGGCTGGAACTCATACCCTCAAAAAATTTCTGA